In the genome of Cydia strobilella chromosome Z, ilCydStro3.1, whole genome shotgun sequence, one region contains:
- the LOC134753981 gene encoding large ribosomal subunit protein mL51, with protein MEWIGSTILKSFWRPTINVIRTRYHADKTRLVRRYGYDEKLWSGGLLPRSNGKPLPIPEYRPKNAWTERRALFGQNDYIDILGKGDLHPVKTLYTLPAWIRGFQAHQEYHVILRKRKMFVKTAKPAMRPTKWKDLEKRLSFLYRKLNRKTKTGNSPD; from the exons ATGGAGTGGATAGGCTCAACAATATTGAAATCATTCTGGAGACCTACAATAAACGTGATAAG AACAAGGTATCATGCTGACAAGACTCGGCTTGTGAGACGGTATGGGTACGATGAAAAACTTTGGTCTGGTGGACTCTTGCCTAGATCCAATGGCAAACCCCTGCCCATACCTGAATACAG ACCTAAAAATGCTTGGACTGAGCGCAGAGCCCTATTTGGACAAAATGACTACATAGATATTCTGGGAAAAGGTGACCTTCATCCAGTGAAGACCTTGTATACACTCCCCGCATGGATCAGGGGCTTCCAAGCTCATCAAGAATACCAT GTCATTCTTAGGAAGAGGAAAATGTTTGTAAAGACCGCCAAACCAGCAATGCGGCCAACGAAATGGAAAGACCTAGAAAAACGCCTGTCATTCTTGTATAGGAAACTTAACAGAAAAACAAAGACTGGGAATTCCCCAGATTAG
- the LOC134753888 gene encoding surfeit locus protein 6 homolog produces MSIQKKSIKSKQLKVELNKEFIFLQNVFSVLSIPQQTKDEFDDDDIEITNGEANEEGKKLPKRVTTIAELEERLEKIKSQNNFHLKTKLAKKSLASKLNKKIKKRDRINKTKVKPSVDKPILPKKEHKMENDVAPKPIFNNDGKLVFSKFDFANTGHKDRLNKGEKDPKKILENLKQQEEKFRQLEESEEKSKVKELKEKIAWKNMLQKAEGRKIKDDPNLLKKSIQKREQKKKHSKKQWDNRIQNVKEAKDARQAKRTENIANKKKEKNSKKIKQAVKRGRVVI; encoded by the exons ATGTCCATCCAAAAGAAGTCTATTAAGTCTAAGCAGTTGAAAGTGGAACTGAATAAGGAATTTATATTCCTACAAAATGTCTTTTCTGTTTTGTCCATACCGCAGCAAACAAAAG ATGAGTTTGACGATGATGACATTGAAATAACCAATGGCGAGGCTAACGAAGAGGGGAAGAAGCTGCCGAAACGGGTGACGACTATTGCAGAGTTAGAAGAAAGACTTGAGAAAATCAAGTCACAAAACAACTTCCACTTGAAAACCAAACTGGCTAAGAAAAGTCTTGCAAGCAAGTTGAACAAAAAAATCAAGAAGAGAGACAggataaataaaactaaagtaaAGCCATCTGTAGACAAACCTATATTACCGAAGAAAGAACACAAAATGGAAAATGATGTTGCACCAAAAccaatttttaataatgatggaAAACTTGTCTTTTCCAAGTTTGATTTTGCAAACACTGGACATAAAG ACAGGCTAAACAAGGGTGAGAAAGATCCTAAAAAAATCTTAGAAAATCTCAAGCAACAAGAAGAAAAGTTCAGGCAACTAGAAGAAAGTGAAGAAAAGTCTAAAGTGAAGgaattgaaagaaaaaattgCATGGAAAAATATGTTGCAAAAAGCTGAAGGCCGAAAAATTAAGGATGACCCCAACCTGCTAAAGAAATCAATTCAAAAAAGA GAACAAAAGAAGAAGCACAGTAAAAAGCAGTGGGACAACAGGATTCAAAATGTTAAAGAGGCCAAAGACGCTAGACAAGCTAAACGGACCGAAAACATTGCcaacaaaaagaaagaaaagaactCTAAAAAGATAAAACAGGCTGTTAAGAGAGGGCGTGTTGTAATATAA
- the LOC134753964 gene encoding zinc finger protein 39-like isoform X2 codes for MSKRDQSDRSERKLDSSDYENLISQHSIFERTKHQELPSFPGFSNAETQTKPGDIKGQGVQSALGPWHYNPWWMLASTSRTTPSHDDFSENSDQAKVKQEPRGAPSPERDPLGGDLDHYRSTVTPPVGLDSFCDDCSDPFCDSSAAICRKLFHCPHCRKSYPTILEFNTHLTGVHPAQKPFRCQICLEPFHKKSHLRRHLDANHTRKDVNKCSVCSKYIKDKSNLRKHMQVHTGRVPQKQFKCDLCNNKRYMSLDRLNNHKVVCTGEKVLKYCDMCPKGSSEAGIGGGLSGAPSSASSSGNRCCTQPGLCEHDKPAYLNIPGYAAGRVLDATLSSLKSELN; via the exons ATGTCTAAACGGGATCAAAGTGATAGAAGTGAAAGGAAATTGGACTCAAGTGATTATGAAAATCTTATATCACAGCACAGTATATTTGAGCGGACTAAACACCAAGAGTTGCCCAGTTTTCCTGGGTTTTCTAATGCAGAAACTCAAACGAAGCCTGGTGACATAAAAGGTCAAGGAGTACAGTCAGCTTTAGGCCCATGGCACTATAATCCATGGTGGATGTTGGCAAGCACTTCAAGGACCACTCCATCCCATGATGATTTTTCAGAAAATAGTGACCAGGCTAAGGTTAAGCAGGAACCCAGAGGAGCACCATCCCCCGAACGTGATCCTTTAGGGGGTGACCTAGACCACTACAGAAGCACTGTGACACCACCTGTAGGATTAGACTCATTCTGTGATGATTGCTCAGATCCATTTTGTGATTCCAGTGCTGCAATCTGTCGGAAGCTGTTTCATTGTCCACATTGCAGAAAGAGCTACCCTACTATTCTCGAATTTAACACACATCTAACTGGTGTGCATCCTGCGCAAAAGCCATTCAGATGCCAAATCTGCTTGGAACCCTTTCACAAGAAATCACATCTGAGAAGACATTTAGATGCTAATCACACTCGCAAAGATGTAAACAAGTGTTCAGTATGTTCAAAGTACATCAAAGATAAGAGTAACCTACGTAAACATATGCAAGTCCATACTGGCAGAGTACCTCAGAAGCAGTTCAAATGCGATCTTTGCAACAACAAACGCTATATGTCTTTAGACAGACTTAACAACCATAAAGTGGTTTGCACTGGAGAGAAAGTGCTGAAATATTGCGATATGTGCCCAAAG GGATCATCGGAAGCAGGGATCGGTGGAGGACTGAGCGGCGCGCCAAGCTCTGCCAGCTCTTCAGGCAACCGCTGCTGCACACAGCCTGGCCTGTGTGAGCATGACAAGCCTGCCTACCTCAACATCCCTGGCTATGCAGCTGGCAGAGTGCTTGATGCAACACTCTCATCATTAAAATCAGAATTGAACTGA
- the LOC134753964 gene encoding zinc finger protein 664-like isoform X1: protein MSKRDQSDRSERKLDSSDYENLISQHSIFERTKHQELPSFPGFSNAETQTKPGDIKGQGVQSALGPWHYNPWWMLASTSRTTPSHDDFSENSDQAKVKQEPRGAPSPERDPLGGDLDHYRSTVTPPVGLDSFCDDCSDPFCDSSAAICRKLFHCPHCRKSYPTILEFNTHLTGVHPAQKPFRCQICLEPFHKKSHLRRHLDANHTRKDVNKCSVCSKYIKDKSNLRKHMQVHTGRVPQKQFKCDLCNNKRYMSLDRLNNHKVVCTGEKVLKYCDMCPKVFDNSRSLNSHKKVHARELKCDNCGEQLRSLEQFTNHKMICQGSSEAGIGGGLSGAPSSASSSGNRCCTQPGLCEHDKPAYLNIPGYAAGRVLDATLSSLKSELN, encoded by the coding sequence ATGTCTAAACGGGATCAAAGTGATAGAAGTGAAAGGAAATTGGACTCAAGTGATTATGAAAATCTTATATCACAGCACAGTATATTTGAGCGGACTAAACACCAAGAGTTGCCCAGTTTTCCTGGGTTTTCTAATGCAGAAACTCAAACGAAGCCTGGTGACATAAAAGGTCAAGGAGTACAGTCAGCTTTAGGCCCATGGCACTATAATCCATGGTGGATGTTGGCAAGCACTTCAAGGACCACTCCATCCCATGATGATTTTTCAGAAAATAGTGACCAGGCTAAGGTTAAGCAGGAACCCAGAGGAGCACCATCCCCCGAACGTGATCCTTTAGGGGGTGACCTAGACCACTACAGAAGCACTGTGACACCACCTGTAGGATTAGACTCATTCTGTGATGATTGCTCAGATCCATTTTGTGATTCCAGTGCTGCAATCTGTCGGAAGCTGTTTCATTGTCCACATTGCAGAAAGAGCTACCCTACTATTCTCGAATTTAACACACATCTAACTGGTGTGCATCCTGCGCAAAAGCCATTCAGATGCCAAATCTGCTTGGAACCCTTTCACAAGAAATCACATCTGAGAAGACATTTAGATGCTAATCACACTCGCAAAGATGTAAACAAGTGTTCAGTATGTTCAAAGTACATCAAAGATAAGAGTAACCTACGTAAACATATGCAAGTCCATACTGGCAGAGTACCTCAGAAGCAGTTCAAATGCGATCTTTGCAACAACAAACGCTATATGTCTTTAGACAGACTTAACAACCATAAAGTGGTTTGCACTGGAGAGAAAGTGCTGAAATATTGCGATATGTGCCCAAAGGTATTTGACAACTCCAGGTCGTTAAATAGCCACAAGAAAGTCCATGCCCGAGAACTCAAGTGTGACAATTGTGGAGAACAGCTGCGTTCTTTGGAACAATTTACAAACCACAAGATGATTTGTCAGGGATCATCGGAAGCAGGGATCGGTGGAGGACTGAGCGGCGCGCCAAGCTCTGCCAGCTCTTCAGGCAACCGCTGCTGCACACAGCCTGGCCTGTGTGAGCATGACAAGCCTGCCTACCTCAACATCCCTGGCTATGCAGCTGGCAGAGTGCTTGATGCAACACTCTCATCATTAAAATCAGAATTGAACTGA